The proteins below are encoded in one region of Nitrososphaerota archaeon:
- the thiC gene encoding phosphomethylpyrimidine synthase ThiC has product MLAARQGVVTDEVREVARGEGVLPEKLRDRVARGTAVVIRNGNGSSKPLGIGEGLRTKVNANVGTSPDICDLNIEVEKAKVAVKYGADTVMDLSTGGDLDHIRNTILKEVRAPVGTVPVYQAYIETVRRSRNPADLSVDDLFNTIEKHMKDGVAFMTLHCGLTLDVVNYLTKHPRLNGIVSRGGAFLAAWMLQNEKENPLYTNYDYLLELASKYDVALSLGDALRPGSLADASDYAQLQELVTISRLVERAWEKGVQVIVEGPGHMPLDEVEAHVKLEKELCRGAPFYLLGPLVTDIAAGYDHIAAAIGGALAAMAGADYLCYVTPAEHLGLPAIEDVRLGVIASKIAAHAADIVKLGEKAIKHDMELSKARSALNWGAQLNLGIDPDKAKEIHYRVKSRSGACTMCGEYCTYRVLEKLQAKTPA; this is encoded by the coding sequence GGAGGTGGCGCGTGGGGAGGGTGTGCTTCCTGAGAAGCTTAGAGATCGTGTTGCCCGCGGTACAGCGGTTGTTATACGTAACGGTAATGGTTCTTCTAAGCCTCTCGGTATAGGTGAGGGGCTTAGGACGAAGGTCAACGCTAACGTGGGGACGTCTCCAGATATATGTGATCTGAACATTGAAGTGGAGAAGGCTAAGGTAGCGGTCAAATATGGAGCTGATACTGTAATGGATTTGAGTACTGGGGGCGACCTAGACCATATAAGAAATACGATACTAAAAGAGGTGCGAGCTCCAGTCGGCACAGTCCCAGTCTACCAAGCTTACATAGAGACAGTTAGGAGGAGCAGAAACCCGGCTGACCTGAGCGTAGACGACCTATTCAACACTATCGAGAAGCATATGAAGGATGGTGTTGCGTTTATGACCTTGCACTGCGGTCTAACATTAGATGTTGTGAATTATTTGACGAAGCATCCTAGGCTAAATGGTATAGTGAGTAGGGGTGGAGCGTTTCTAGCAGCTTGGATGCTTCAGAACGAGAAGGAGAACCCCCTCTACACCAACTACGACTACCTTCTTGAGTTAGCGAGCAAGTATGATGTAGCGTTGAGCTTAGGGGATGCTTTAAGGCCGGGGAGCCTCGCAGACGCTAGCGACTACGCTCAGCTACAAGAGTTGGTGACCATAAGCCGCCTTGTGGAGAGGGCTTGGGAGAAGGGTGTTCAAGTTATAGTCGAGGGGCCTGGCCACATGCCATTAGATGAGGTAGAGGCTCACGTGAAGCTTGAGAAGGAGCTGTGTAGGGGCGCACCCTTCTACCTCCTTGGCCCCCTTGTAACAGACATAGCAGCAGGCTACGACCACATAGCTGCTGCTATAGGTGGCGCTTTAGCAGCTATGGCTGGCGCGGACTACCTCTGCTACGTTACACCAGCAGAGCACCTAGGTCTCCCCGCTATAGAAGATGTCCGCCTAGGCGTTATAGCATCTAAGATAGCGGCGCACGCAGCCGATATAGTGAAACTTGGTGAGAAGGCTATCAAGCACGATATGGAGTTATCGAAGGCCCGCTCAGCTCTAAATTGGGGCGCACAACTAAACCTGGGCATAGACCCAGACAAGGCGAAAGAAATACACTATCGGGTAAAAAGCAGAAGCGGCGCATGCACCATGTGCGGCGAGTACTGCACGTATCGGGTATTAGAGAAGCTCCAAGCTAAGACACCTGCTTAA